The DNA sequence AGTCCTCTGTGGCCACCGGCCTGGATGAACGCGTCGGGGTCCTGGAAGTTCGAGTGTCCTTCCACGGTGGGCGCGGCCATCTGGCCCTTGGGCATGGGCGCGCCATCCATGACGGTGACGATCGCCACCTTGTCCGGTGGGATGCTGGTGAGATCGGTCTTGAATATGTCGAACAGGACCAGGTTGATGCGGTACATGCCAGCCGTCAATACGGCGGCCTGTTTGCCCTTCTGGCCGCCGTTGCGAAGGAAGGCCTCGGCGTCCTGGAAGTTATCGCAGGAGACCTTGCGGGCGAGGATGCGATCCATCGGAAGCAGTTGGCCGTCCTTCGCCAGGACCATGCCGATCTTGCCGGACTCGATGGTAAGAATGGGGCGCTTGTCGATACGGTACATCCAAGGCCAGTACCAGAAGTGCAGTCCGGGCGCGAGAGTGCGGGCCTGGTAGCCCGCTTCGCCTTCGAGAGCCACAATGCGGCCCTGCGGCAAGTCTTTCGAACCGAACTTCTTCACAATGTGGCCGACCTGGTCTTCCCGGATCAGCACCCAACCGAGGAGAAACTTACTTAGAATCAACATGCTGACGAGAATCAACGCCAGCAGAAGATACGGAACATAGGCGGACATGACACACTCCTTCTTCGAACTCAAAACGGAAAACTGGGGGGATCCCTTGCTGAACGCGGGCCGGATGGCTGCGTTCTATGGCAAGGTTTCGCGGTAGGTCATCTTGGTTCGACCAGCCTTTGGGGCCGGCCTCCATCAGCAATATACTCCCAAACACCCGGGTCTGTTCCAGAAATCGGATGGAAATCGGAAGCGGTGGCATCGGCCAAACTGGCCGAAATGATCAGGGAACATTCCGAGTTTCAACTCCGTAGGCACGGGCAGGATCGAAAGGACTTTTCCCAGCCGATGCCACTCACTCAATCCAAAACTATACGCCGTTCTCTGCTGCTGGTCGGCGCCGCCATGGCGGTGTTGTTCCTGGCCACTCCGTTTGTTGCACGCGCCTTTGTGGTTCCCACGGAATCCATGGCGTCCACCCTCCTGGTGGGCGATCATCTGTTTGTTGGGGTACATAGTGCCCAGCCCGTTCATGGCAGCCTGATCACGTTCCGTTCGCCGGCCGATCCGCGGCAGACGTTCATAAAGCGTGTTGTTGGCCTACCGGGCGACCGGATTCGCCTGATCAACAAGGTTCTCTACCGCAATGGTGAAGCCGTCAATGAAGGCTATGCCGAGCACCGCATCCAGTATGTTGACCAGTTCCGCGACAACTTCCCCTCGGCAACGAATCTGGAGCTGCCGGAATCCGGGCGTCAAATGCTGGCCGAGCACCGGGTGGGCGACGAGATTGTCATTCCGGCCGGACACTATTTCGTACTCGGAGACAACCGCGACAACTCCCTTGACAGCCGCTACTTCGGCTTCGTTCCGCAGGCGGCCCTTCAGGGGGAGCCGTTGTTCATCTACTGGTCCAAGGATCCGAAAAACGGGACCCGATGGGCTCGCACCTTCCGCGCAGTCCGATAGCGCCGCACACTTCAGGACGACGAAGGACGTCGTGGTCGTTTCGGTTCCGCCCATCGCCTGGGCCGTGTTTGTTAGGCTCACGGTGAATGAGCCATCAACTGCGATTCCGGCACCTGCCAGGCACATGGGCGGTATGCCGGCTTGGACCGGATGACCCGATCCCGGCATGGGCGGGTTCGAACCGGTTCGTTTCGATTACCCGGACTCCGGAGGAATTGTCGGTTGTCTGCCCGGCGCGGCAGGTTCCGGAAGGGATCCGGGCTCAGGCGGACTGGGCGTGTTTGCAGCTTGCCGGCCCGTTTGACTTCGCGTTGACCGGGATCCTGGCGTCGTTCCTACAGCCACTGGCCGAGGCGCAGGTGCCCATCTTCGCACTCTCGACGTTCGATACGGATTGGGTGCTGATCCCGGCCGGGCGCCTCGACCGCGCTCTGGCGGCTCTGGACAGCGCCGGGCACACCCGCATCGACTAGTGTCCCGGTGGCGCCAGCCAGACGCGCGTGGGCTGGTCGCGGTCGCAGGAGAGTTGCCCATCTTTGTAGTGCAGTTCCGCGATCTGCAGGACCGTATGCCGTTGCCAGTCCGGCTCGGCCGGTTCGGCGTCCGGGCCGCCCTGATGAGTGAAGTAGATGATGTAGGCCCGCTCGCCACTCACGACGATGTCGGCATGCTGCCCCTTGGCGCGGTCGGTGGGTAGTTTGCCCGGGTCACGGAGAATCGGCTCCGCTTGCGCGGTCCATTGGCCGGCGTCCGGGGAGGAGTAAACAGCCAGTCCCTTCCAGAAGTCAGTGATCATCCAGTAGCGGCCCTGCCAGCGGAAGACCTTGGCGCCCTCGCCGGGCCGGTCGTCGATGGCCACGCCACCTTGGGTCCACTTCACGAGATCGGGGCTGTCGGCATAGTGGATGTGGCTCTTGTCGCGCTCGTTTTTGTACCAGAGGCGCCAGGTGCCGTTGGTGAGGCGGATCACTGTGGCGTCGATCACACGGTCCGAGGCCAAGGGCAGCTTCTCGCCGTGGCTCCAATGCAGCAGATCGGCACTGGTGAGGTGGACGATGTTGCGCGGGGCGTTCCAGTCGGGAAACGTGCCGGGCACCACGGAGAGGAACATGTGGTACGTCTTGCCGTCGTCGATGACGTCCGGCGCCCACAGAGAGTAGTCCGGCTTGCCATAGTCGATGTCGGCCACGCCGCGGTACTTCCAGGTGGCGCCTTGGTCCGTCGATTCGGCGATGCCGATGCGTGTTCCGTGGACCCACGCCACGCCGGGCAGGTTGGGCACGTTGGCGCGGCGGTTGGTGTAGAGCATGAACCAACGCTGTTCGCCACGGTTCCAGACGAGGACCGGATCGGCCGCCCCGTCGTGGACAGGATCGCGAAACAGCGGTTTGGGTGCGACCTTGCCTGGCTGGGCCGATAATCCACTCATCAGAAACAGCAGGCCGGCGGCGGCCCCAAGACGATTCCACTTGACTGCGTTCACGCCGACTATCGTACTCCTGCCCGATCAGGCGAAACTAAGGACATGAGCGCTGTCTTTCCGCTGGTTGCGATCGCCATGCTGCTTCCCCTCACTGCTCCCGCCCAACAGCGGCTGTTCTCGTTCGGCGCCATCGCCGATGTGCAGTATGCGGACAAGGATGACGCCATTGGCCGCCAGTACCGCGCCTCCACCGCAAAGCTGTCCGCGTGCGCCAGCCTCCTGAATCGCGAGCAACTCGAGTTCGTCGTCGAACTCGGCGACCTCATTGACGAGGGAGCCGGCAACCTGGCGGTGATCCGGCGTTTCTATGATCAGATCCAGGCGCCGCGCTACAACGTGCTGGGGAACCACGACCTCGCCGTGCCTCGCAGTGGGCTCTTGTCAGCCCTCGGGCTGAGCAAGCCGTACTATGACTTCACACGGAAAGGCTGGACCTTCGTCGTGTTGGACGGGATGAACGAGAGTGTCGCGGGTGGTTGGCCGGCCGGAGATCCGCATGAGCAAGCCGGACGCGCCACCCTGGAATCCCTGCGGGCGCAAGCGGTCGCCAACGCGCAGACGTGGAATGGGGCCGTGGGGCCGTCACAGCGGGAGTGGCTACGTGGCGTGCTGGCACAGGCCGGCGCGGGCGGCAACCGCGTGATGGTGTTCAGCCACTTCCCGGTGCTCGCCGCGGCGTGCCGGCCCGAGCATCTGTTGTGGGATCACGAGGAGGTGCTGCGGATTCTGGAGTCGAGCCCGGCCGTGGCGGCCTACGTGAATGGACACGATCACCGGGGCGGGGCCGCCGTGCAAAAGGGCATTGTTCACCTGACTCTGCCGGGCATGGTGGAGCACACCGTGAACGAGAGCTGCCAGGTGGTGGATGTCTATCCGGATGCGCTGGTGGTGCGACAGGCCGGTGCGCAGTCCGGGCGGCGATACCCGTTGCGTTGAGATCAGCGTGCAGTGGACTAGACGAGCGAATACTGGAGGTGCTCGCCCCGGCCGTGTCAGGCGAATTTCTCACAATACGCGGCCCGTCCAGGATCACTACACTGAAGCCATTGGGCCGCAACCGGGCCCGAGTCCGACTGGGAAAGGAGTTCCATGAGCGAGCAATCTGTTTCCACTACCGTCACTATCCTCAGCGCCTGCCCCTACCTGCGGGTGCGCCGTGCCGCGGAGGCCGTCGAATTCTATGTGAAGGCGTTCGGAGGCACCGAAACGTTCCGCCTGACAGAACCCGAGGGCCGCATTGGCCATGCCGAAGTCAAGATCGGCGCGGCCATACTCATGCTGGCTGACGAACACCCCGAACTCGGTATCCGCGGACCGGAGTCTCTGGGCGGCACGACCAGTGCCGTCCACCTGCAGGTCGATAACGTCGACGCGCTGGTGGAGCGAGCCACGCAGGCCGGCGCCACTCTGCTCAGGCCACCGTCCGATGAGTTCTACGGCGAGCGCTCCGCCAAGATGCGCGACCCATTCGGACACGAGTGGATGTTCTCTCAAACCATCGAGGAAGTGTCGCCCGAGGAGATGCAGCGCCGCTTTACCGCACTCTTCCAGGAGTCGTAGGTGTTACCTTCCGGGTGCTGGATGCGCCTGATCTATACGATCAGCCGAAGACTTCATCTATTCATCTGGAGGCCCATCAATCCGTGCAGAATCAATCAGCTCTTATGACCGGCCGTCGTGGCTTTCTTCAAACTGCCACCGCCGGCGTAGCGCTCGCCGGCACCGCCAATGCCCAGATCGCGTCGGGTGTGGCACGCCCGCTCAATGAGAAGGAAAAGCTGGCGCGTCTCGCGTCCAATACGTGGCCAATGAGGACCCTGTTCAAGTCCCGGCCCTCCACCCGTCCGGTCAGTCCGGAAACCGAGGCATTCCGCAAGAAGTACGGGCACATCACCATGCTCGACTTCCCGCAGTTCACCAAGGACATCTTCCCCGGTGTCTGGCACATGGATCTGTGGTCGTCGCTCTTCGGAGACGTGACGGACCAAAGCATGTACGTCGGTTCCACCATGGAGATGAACGGAAACAAGCGGACAGTGTATGAGTTCGATCCCTCGACACCGTCCTCGAAGAAGTGGCTCGATACACTCGCCGGCAAGATGGCGGCCCTGGGTGTGCGCTGCCATCACATCTCGAACAACGCTCCTCGGGATATCTGCGACCTCGACCCGGAGAAGCGCAAAGCGGGCATCGACGTGGCCAAGAAATGGCTGGACGGCGCGGCCGTGCTGGGTGCGAAGACCATGCGTGTAAACACGGGCGGGCCGCGTATTGCGCCCAGCGCCGTGGCCACGGCCGACTATCCGCGCAATGACGAGGTCGTCAAGTACCTGAGCAACGCGATTGAATCTTTCAAGGAGATGGCCGACTACGGTCAGAAGGTGGGCGTAAAGGTCACCATTGAGAACCACTGGGGGCTGAGCGCCAATCCGTTGCATGTCCGTGTCATCCTCGACGAGGTGAATCACCCCTTCTGCGAAGCCTCACCGGACTTCTGCAACTGGGAACACGAGTACATGCTCTACCATGCGCTGGACGATCTCGCGCCCTACGCACACTCCACGGTTCACGCCAAAACGTGGGATCGCTGGAAGTCGGTCGACGTCCAGCGGTGTGTGCGCATCATGACCAACAACAAGTTCGAAGGCATCTTCGCGCTGGAGTACGAGGCGGGTCCTTGGGACGGCGTGGATGGCGCGCGCTACCTGATGAAGGAAGTGATGGCGGCGCTGTAGTTGGGCTCAGGCTGGGCCGGCAGGCAATCATCGCCTGCCGGCCCTCCCCTTTAGCCCATCAGGGTCGAACGGCCGGCAGAGTGGCCGATCCGCCGGTGCTCAGGCAGGCGGGGTGGCCGAAGCCGCTCGCGCTATTGCCTGTCCCGCCCGCGACGTTGGCAATAATGTCGAAGATGATGTTGTCGGGATGGGTGGGATCGGAGTTGAACAGGCTGGCCGGACCGGCCACGGCCGGGGTGGATCCGCTGGCGGCCATATGGTCGAGGTTCAGTAGGTTGCGCACGCGCCAGGCGATGTTGTGGTCGGCGCACGATGTATCACCGCTCACGCCCACTCCACCGACGATTGTATGACCTGCCGCGTACAGCGCCAAGCCGCCGCCAAACACGTTCACACCGCCCATCACTTCACCCACCAACGGATCGTTGGACGTCCCCTGTCTGGAGGCTGGCCCCTTGTAGCCGACGGATGGGTCCACCGGATTGCTGTGCTGCAATCCATAGAGGCTGCCGCCGGGCTGCGTTGCCGAATAAAGGTTGGCGGTGGAAAGCGCCAGGCCCGCCACCTGTCCGGATCCAGCGCTGCTGGATGACGGGTCCAGACTGAATGCGTTGGCGGTATAGGCCTTCTGCGCGGAGATGAGCCGGCTGCCGGGCCACTGTGCTCCGCGGTTGTCTCCCGAGAATGCCACGGCACATATCATGCCGTCGCGATTCACAATGGAGGCCCACATCTGATTGTTCAGGCCACTGCTCTCGGCCGCTGTCGCTGTCTTCAGCGCGGCCTTCAGCTCTGAATAACCGGGTAGACCCGAGCAGGGTGAATTGCCCCTGTCGTGATCATCATCGAATGGCGCCGCAACGGCCGCCAAGGAAAAGGTGAGAGCCAGACAAGGGGCCAGCCACGCGGCCGAACCAAGCTGTCGCTTCATATACAACCTCCGAACGTCATTGAGATGGGCTTCCGAATTCCTATCCGGAGCCTCGAAAAATCGGTGACCGGACCTCCCTCGGGCATCGTCCGCCCGCTCTTTATCTGGCGGGTCGGCCGACGCCGGAGCCAATTGACTATAACTCAAGAGTCCTGATTTTAGAAACAGATCTTCCGCCGCTCGCTGCGGCCTGGCGCGGTGGGGCGCGATTACTGACCGTTTCGTAGATCAGAGAGCGGCGCCGCGGCGTAGGCAAGGCTGCTGAAGTCCACCTGGCAGCCTTGGCCCATTGGCGATTGCACCAGGAATCCGGCCCGCACCGCCAGATCCGCCAGTCCGAAGGCCCGCACCAACTGCCACGGCTGCTGGCCGTCCATCGAGTAATGGAAGGCAAAACCACGGCCGATGCGGGCGACACGCAGGTACACGCGATGGCCGGAGATCGCTACGGAGTTGCAGTCGTCGGAGACCCCGTGCGTGACTACGGACACCACCATCGGCTGGCCCTGCGGCGAGTACTCGAAACAGAGCTTCGCCCAATTGGACTCGTCCTGGTAGAGGACCAGGACGCCGGCGTCGAACGTGCCCTGGAACGTCACGTCCACGCACGCGCTCAACGTGAACTCCGGATCCGGCTCGAACAGGAGCATGGCGGCATCCAATTTGCGAACGTCGCCAATCGGGTCGAGAAAGAGATCGGTGCCGGGCGCGGCGTTGCCCCGCAGTTGCGAGCCGGTGATCGCCCATACGCCATCCACACTGGACGTCAGTGTTCCAGGCAGACCAGCCATTGCCAGTGGTTTCTCAGTCATGCTTCCACACTCCCAGTCATCGAGCGGTCCAACCGCCGTCGATCAACATCGTAT is a window from the uncultured Paludibaculum sp. genome containing:
- a CDS encoding ACT domain-containing protein, with the protein product MSHQLRFRHLPGTWAVCRLGPDDPIPAWAGSNRFVSITRTPEELSVVCPARQVPEGIRAQADWACLQLAGPFDFALTGILASFLQPLAEAQVPIFALSTFDTDWVLIPAGRLDRALAALDSAGHTRID
- a CDS encoding metallophosphoesterase, with the protein product MSAVFPLVAIAMLLPLTAPAQQRLFSFGAIADVQYADKDDAIGRQYRASTAKLSACASLLNREQLEFVVELGDLIDEGAGNLAVIRRFYDQIQAPRYNVLGNHDLAVPRSGLLSALGLSKPYYDFTRKGWTFVVLDGMNESVAGGWPAGDPHEQAGRATLESLRAQAVANAQTWNGAVGPSQREWLRGVLAQAGAGGNRVMVFSHFPVLAAACRPEHLLWDHEEVLRILESSPAVAAYVNGHDHRGGAAVQKGIVHLTLPGMVEHTVNESCQVVDVYPDALVVRQAGAQSGRRYPLR
- the lepB gene encoding signal peptidase I, which gives rise to MPLTQSKTIRRSLLLVGAAMAVLFLATPFVARAFVVPTESMASTLLVGDHLFVGVHSAQPVHGSLITFRSPADPRQTFIKRVVGLPGDRIRLINKVLYRNGEAVNEGYAEHRIQYVDQFRDNFPSATNLELPESGRQMLAEHRVGDEIVIPAGHYFVLGDNRDNSLDSRYFGFVPQAALQGEPLFIYWSKDPKNGTRWARTFRAVR
- a CDS encoding VOC family protein: MSEQSVSTTVTILSACPYLRVRRAAEAVEFYVKAFGGTETFRLTEPEGRIGHAEVKIGAAILMLADEHPELGIRGPESLGGTTSAVHLQVDNVDALVERATQAGATLLRPPSDEFYGERSAKMRDPFGHEWMFSQTIEEVSPEEMQRRFTALFQES
- a CDS encoding heme-binding protein, with the translated sequence MKRQLGSAAWLAPCLALTFSLAAVAAPFDDDHDRGNSPCSGLPGYSELKAALKTATAAESSGLNNQMWASIVNRDGMICAVAFSGDNRGAQWPGSRLISAQKAYTANAFSLDPSSSSAGSGQVAGLALSTANLYSATQPGGSLYGLQHSNPVDPSVGYKGPASRQGTSNDPLVGEVMGGVNVFGGGLALYAAGHTIVGGVGVSGDTSCADHNIAWRVRNLLNLDHMAASGSTPAVAGPASLFNSDPTHPDNIIFDIIANVAGGTGNSASGFGHPACLSTGGSATLPAVRP
- a CDS encoding sugar phosphate isomerase/epimerase family protein encodes the protein MTGRRGFLQTATAGVALAGTANAQIASGVARPLNEKEKLARLASNTWPMRTLFKSRPSTRPVSPETEAFRKKYGHITMLDFPQFTKDIFPGVWHMDLWSSLFGDVTDQSMYVGSTMEMNGNKRTVYEFDPSTPSSKKWLDTLAGKMAALGVRCHHISNNAPRDICDLDPEKRKAGIDVAKKWLDGAAVLGAKTMRVNTGGPRIAPSAVATADYPRNDEVVKYLSNAIESFKEMADYGQKVGVKVTIENHWGLSANPLHVRVILDEVNHPFCEASPDFCNWEHEYMLYHALDDLAPYAHSTVHAKTWDRWKSVDVQRCVRIMTNNKFEGIFALEYEAGPWDGVDGARYLMKEVMAAL
- a CDS encoding DUF1349 domain-containing protein, which produces MTEKPLAMAGLPGTLTSSVDGVWAITGSQLRGNAAPGTDLFLDPIGDVRKLDAAMLLFEPDPEFTLSACVDVTFQGTFDAGVLVLYQDESNWAKLCFEYSPQGQPMVVSVVTHGVSDDCNSVAISGHRVYLRVARIGRGFAFHYSMDGQQPWQLVRAFGLADLAVRAGFLVQSPMGQGCQVDFSSLAYAAAPLSDLRNGQ